The Drosophila sulfurigaster albostrigata strain 15112-1811.04 chromosome 3, ASM2355843v2, whole genome shotgun sequence genomic sequence TCCACAGACTAGTTTACGGAATTAGATCGTGCTTAACTTTATTGGGATTTTCACAATTCCCAGTCTAATTACCTTAAATCTCGCACTAATGATTATATAAAGGAGTTATAACATACACAGCAAATATTAGTTGTTAGGGTCCCAAATATATCGTCCCAACTAAAGCTTTCTACCTTATTCACATACCAATCACTAATACTCTTTCGCCTTTATCTTACAGCTGCGAGGAAATGAACAGCAATGGCACAAGTATAGCGGTTTATAGTCGACCCAGCTTGTGCAGCTCCCCGACCGTCTTCACGGGGACTGTGATTATTGTGCTGGTGTCCGGCACGGTCGCCTGCCTCGCTCTCGTCGCATTGATCGTGCACGGACTGCGTCTCATGTACAAACCGAAGCGGCCGCACATCAAGAAAACGTTTGTGGTTCGCAAGCAGGCGCGTCACAATTCCTCAAGTGATACGCCGCTCACGAATCGTCCGCTGGCCACCGAGCAGTGTGAGATCACCATCGAGAACTGCTGTAACATGAATATTTGTGAGACGGTGAGTTACGCAGCAATTTAATCCATACAATTAAACTAATCAAAACACTTTGATTTACAGCCCTGCTTTGATCCTAAGCTAGTAGAACAACAATTTGCGGCGAGGGATCGCAAGCCGTGTGTTAAGGAGGACAAGAAGattttaatacataatatgGATGATGATCTCATGTCCTAAGACGATTCTGGccaatacatatacatacatatgcaatgTCGTCGTCAATGCCGTGCATGGATAGGAGACAGGCGAGCTTTAAAAAAGCTGCTGTCACCCCGGCTCGGCAAACTGTCAACAGGTGCTttaccaaaaaagaaaaacaagctCATACAAAGAACTAGGAGAATtcaagcaacacacacatacatacacctACACAAATACACATGAATGCATGCTGAGATAGATAaagacaaaacacacacatacaccaacacatacatacttaatGCAACAGTGTACTTAGCAatcttttgatttgtttggtctcattaatttattttacatagcTTTTGAGTTTCATTGAATTAGTCTTGTAAGTTTTACTTTTGAGAATCGGTTAATGGAAAATTatataatgtttttaattggcattttggcaaaattgaatatttttgatgGAACTTACAAGAAAAAGTCATCTGACTGACATTAGCTTtaacacataaacacacatataGTACACACAGATAAATCCATGAATGAGAGATCGCCTGATGCACAAAAGAGGCAGAAATTGTGATTCATAGAAACGGTTGAACTGTTGTAAATAGTTAACAAtgaattgtaaaaatatacatacaaattaaatcgTTGTTTAATATCGTAACTGTTCACATAGTTccttttaatttgtaattgattttgtatataaatacaaatatatgtacaaatccatgaatatattatatgcataaatatatctTTTCACTAACACTGCCACGCCATTTAAGTGTTGtcaccaaaaaaaagttgccTTCGTACTTAATTTgaggattttttttttgacgtGGTAGAATTAAAAACCCcccaaatttaaaattagtcaCAGCgaatgaaaattgtaaaaatatctAGGTTAGTctgtagttttttttaagattaagaccgttgaaaaatataaagttcGTACCTTGCAGCTGAATTAAgagttttattattgttatcaaCCAATTGATCGAGACGCGTTTTCGTTTTATCACCCTCACCTGCAGCAGAACTACATTATGACAAATGACCTGCTGTTTTGACACTATGCTTTCGGTCACGTAATCCCGCAGTACATTTTGTTTCTACACAAGCTGCTAAGATTTGCTCTTAAACACACAATGGTAATGATATTCACAAGTGCtctatttcacatttttgatCTACACTTTAAAATCGCAATTCTTCTGCAACAAGTGCAAGTACACTTAAAAAATGTAACGTCAAAGTGACCGCAAACTGTATTCTGAAATGTactagaaaatataccaatatcgCTAATGCAAAAATGGTAATACTGTGGTGCTTCACGCGATATGACCATTTTAGAGACGgcgtatataccaaaatactagGTTACATTTGCAATCTACCTTACGGTCACACTGGATTGTATCCATTTTTCTTGACGTCAAAGCAGTTTTTCGCAAAagttcaacattttatttcaacaacATAATCGCATTAAGAGTATATAAATCAAGTGTTATTCACATAAGCAGTGAGGATGGTACGTTTTAAAAAGTGCAACTAAGTATTCCCTTCTTTATTTTGAGTGCTGcagtgttttgcatttggcGTGGCCTCAACAGCCGCCGCTGTAGTCGCCTCAGCCTCAAACGCGTGCcgtatactttttttttgcattttccttTGCCTGCCATTTTCGCTTATCTGAGTTGGTGAAGTGCTGCATATAGTACACATGAAATGTAACCAGTTGTTAATGCACTTTCAGTGAAATGGTAACCTTGTGCTATATACTGAGTGCTGAATTGTTATCCGTGTGTATCTATACGCATCGCATACCCCGCCCAACACCCTACTCCCGCCCTCTTGCATACCATGCCCTACGTACTAACTAACCAGGTGACCTTCGTCtccatattttcatttccgCTCTTGCAGGGCAGCAACGATAGAGCCTCGAGATCGCCACGTTCGGATGATCAGCGTGATATTACCGATATGCCGGTCACGAAGAGATCGCGATCAGACTCGGGTAAGTGTTTTGTTTGattggcaaaaacaaaagaaaattgtttatgcacaatatatttgcataagTATATGTACatcttgtatgtatgtgtcaagtatatatttatatatatgtaagttcATTTAAGAAtcgaatataaaaaacaaaaataaaagatatgtatgtaggttAATGAAAcgcaaggcaacaacaaatcaaacaaaaaggaaaatatatatatatacaaatatatcattattattctCATTATCGtattcaattgttttgttttgttttttttttattgatataaatacaaatacaattattgaattctctctaaaacataaaacattgcatacacatctctctctctctctactatatatattttctactaCTTCTACTTCGTTGCATTTTTTAAGGGCCAGCACAGACGCTATTAAATAatcggtttttctttttgttctgCTTAAGTAATTGCAGACTTCATAATCGCACGATGATCTCAAGTGAGAGGTGAGGTGAGAGTCAAACAATAACGAAACAATATCGAAATCGAACAAGTATCAAGTCAGAGATCCCCAAAACTAATTGCGACTCGACTCCCACTCGAATCGACTCAAGTGTTCcataaaaccataaaaaataaatcgaatttaTCGTCattaatgtaaaatataaatgaaacgAGTGCGATACACAAATtaccaacaaaaccaaaatgaataactataatattatatcTTACAAtcatattaaagaaaaaaacatgaGATCACGATCTGTCATTGGCAGTACAATTAAAACGTAATGCACACCTATATCCATTAATTATGTGGTAGCTGTAAAGTAGGGTCCCTACACAGCCAGAGTGTATGTATCCAATATGAATATATCAATCAATATGAATCAGTATCTGTGAATCCTCGCCGCATCCAACACTGAAACGAAACGCAACTCAACGAActaatcaaacaaaaaaaaagcatataactattctctctcttctctctctctttcttctatatctctcttttttatattctttttttgtaagagtctttcttttttttcaatatatatactatatatgtttgtTCCGCCCAAAAACGACTTGGTAGAGATCAAGAGATGCCCAACTTAGAGTTAACTATTACAACTACCAAACTACTATTACTACTACTACCAAAGCAACAAATCTAAGATCGCTTCTAACAAATATTGCCGATTGCAACGTCGTCGCGATTCTCCGAAAACCTCCTAGAGATTGGGTCACCGTCTTCATAGTGTGCTGCGCCAAAATGCCTTGGACTGTCCATGACACAGTGCCTGAGATATTTATAATGATTGTCATCCAAAAAGTAAAACACATAACTACTGCTCGAATCATATGTGGTCCGAAGTGTTGTCTGATAGAACGATATTTTATAGCATAATACTAAACAATATCATGCTGCAGTTTAATATCCAAAAGTAGTCAACAAAAAACTGCaattataatacataaatttagAGTAGATTTATATctgagaaaaagaaaattaaaagataaagaaaaatacactACATGAACAAGATTAAGGTACGGCGGAAAAACTTAACCAAACTTAAAACATATTGTTGCTCTTATTATCGTTTCAGcgtcttgttttctttttatttttctcttttttatcACTGAGCAAATGTAATGTGTGACCCTTCAAGTCAATATACCACGCCCCCTCAACTCATGGAAAACCGTATCGAAAAACGCACATCTAAGGTCGcttataatttctatttttacaaaaaaaattacaacaacaaaaatacattttacacACCGGGAGAACTGTGCACATCGTAGACTTCCTGCTGCCTCCCAGccatcattattatcattagCATCTCACTTTCGAATAGATATTtgagttaattttaaatgtgggAACTTTTGGGAGAATCGTCGTCAGTGTGCACAGTTCTTGTTGGTAATTTTCTACTTTGGTTTCGATTTGTGCGGCGCCGATTTGCCGACTGGATGTTGCCGTTGGAAGAGAgctttatactatatattatattatatatatatatgtctgAGATTTCGATTGAAAAATACGCGTTAACTGCATTTTATctccttaaaaaaaaaacccacacACGAATACATCTACACAtaaacatgcacacacacacacagtcgtaCTATTTTTAACTACTATTTACTTATTAGCACAAAATACGTATTTCAAATCTTATCTtaaccaaacaaaagaaaaccaaaaccatCATATAATAggaatatttatgatttattttatgggtgctttctttttttattcttgCATTTTCCAGCTTCTCAAATGCCTTGCAGTGTCAGAGTCCAAAAACCTTATTTACTTTGTACTATATAAGAAAAGAATTCTTCAAAATCCAATCGTATACCAAGAACAAATCAAAATCGCGCAGCTAAAGATGCAGAAAGTAAACGAGATTTGCGAGTAAACCACATCGATATagctttttaattgttattgtgttgTCAATTGTGTTTGTAGCCTGTCGATTATCCAAAATATCTCTCGGTGACTGAATCTCCAGCAATCTAAGTTGCCAGCAGAGTTCCAGATCTTCTCCGGAACACACGCACAGATAAAGTTACCATATGTGTACTTATTCTATATGTCTTCGACGGCCAGCAAAACTGTGTTTTTCTGATTAATGatttgttcttctttttttttctattttttcctttttgtctTTATCTTTCTTCCAGAGCAACGGTTTTCTATCTGTTTGTGTCACTTCGAAGGCACACTCTGAAGCGACTTTAAGGTCATTTTGCTATCGGCCTTGGCCAAGTGTTGTCCTCCTCGCTTCATCCATTGTATGAAGTGTGGCAACAATGCTTTGGTACTACAATTTGTTGCCGCGAGTTGCCTTTGGAGTGGACATAAAACATGAACATGCATGaacatgcaaatgcaaatgaaactcaaaccaaaaaactaaaaagaaaacaagtcgTATTCAACCTAGAAAATTTGCTTAAACGATCATCGGCTGTGCTGTGATCCGTTTTTCTGATGATGAGACCCCATCACACCACCAAATTGTTCCCCGATATTTCTTCATATGAGATGCACTAATCTATCTTCCCAAATTCTAGGCAAGTCAGCGGATTCGAAAATTCCCTACCTTTCGCAGCCACTGTATGATCTGAAACAGACGGGCGATGTGAAATTTGGACCTGGCACACGTTCCGCCCTCTTGGGACTCCTGGGTGGTGCACTGCCCAAGCTGACGTCCGAGCAACATGATCTGGTCAGCAAGGCCAAGAAATATGCCATGGAGCAGAGCATCAAAATGGTGCTGATGAAGCAAACGCTGGctcaccagcagcaacagttggcCACCCAACGTACCCAGGTGCAGCGACAACAGGCCTTGGCTCTTATGTGCAGGTAAAGTTGAGTCCTTATCGGGTTCTGGCCACTTCCAATCGCTGCTTTAATGATGCATAACACTATATACAAAAGTGAACGACAACACATCCTTGTCGCGGTTTCCGAGTTACTGGACGTGGCTGAGGTTAGATGTTGTTGCGTGTGCAGCTTAGCTGATAAGATCTGATTGCAGTTCCcataaattttcttattttctagTTGCttttacaaaacatttttaactcACTTTCACCTTACTTTCAGAGTCTATGTGGGCAGCATTTCATTTGAGCTCAAGGAGGACACCATACGTGCCGCTTTCACACCATTTGGACCCATCAAATCGATCAACATGTCATGGGATCCCATTACACAGAAGCACAAGGGATTCGCCTTTGTCGAGTACGAAATTCCCGAGGGCGCACAGCTAGCGTTGGAGCAAATGAATGGTGCGCTCATGGGTGGCCGAAATATTAAAGTGGGCCGACCAAGTAATATGCCACAGGCGCAACAAGTCATCGATGAGGTGCAGGAGGAGGCCAAGAGCTTCAATCGCATCTACGTAGCGTCCATACATCCCGATTTGTCCGAGGAGGACATCAAGAGTGTGTTTGAGGCCTTTGGACCCATTCTATACTGCAAGCTGGCGCAGGGCACATCGGTGCATTCGCACAAGGGTTACGGCTTCATCGAGTATGCCAACAAACAGGCCATGGACGAAGCCATTGCCAGCATGAATCTCTTTGACTTGGGTGGTCAATTGTTAAGGTGAGTTAATCGGTATGTTATAATTTCTCTagtttcattcattttgctttttattccACAGAGTTGGACGCTCGATTACGCCGCCGAATGTGCTGTCCTGTCCCGCAACAAATTCAACGATGCCAACGGCAGCTGCAGTCGCCGCtgccgcagccacagcaaagATTCAAGCGCTGGATGCGGTCGCCAGCAATGCAGTCTTGGGTCTAGCGCAGAATACACCCGGTCTTGGCATTGCAGCCAAAGTGAATGCCATGCCTGTGATCACGGCAGCGACTACAGCAGCTGCCTTGCATCCGGCGCTTGCAGTGCCCGCAGCACCAACTTCGGCACTATTGCCACCTGGCATCTATCAGGCTCCTGGTCTGGGTGGACCCAGTTTGTTGGGTGTGCCAGCCGGCTTGCCTACGCTACAAAGTGTGGCACCCACACTGCCGCCACCTGCGCTGCTTGCCACGCCACCAACTGTCGCTttagccgccgccgccgcagcacAAGTAGCAGCTCCTATTGCAGCACCACCAACGACTGTTGTAGAGACCAGCAATGGTGGAGCACCAGCCGCATTATCTGCAGCAGCGAATAATGCAGCTGCCACGGCAGCGAATTTATCGGAGAACATTAAGAAGGCACAGGAAAAACAGCAGGAAGAACTCCAGAAGAAGCTGATGGATGAGGGCGATGTGCAGACGCTGCAGCAACAAGAGAACATGTCCATTAAGGGTCAGAGTGCACGCCAGCTGGTGATGCAGCGGCTAATGCGTCCACAGGATTCGCGTGTCATCATCTTAAGGAATATGGTCGGACCCGACGATGTGGACGAGACGCTGCAGGAGGAGATTCAGGAAGAATGCAGCAAATTTGGCACCGTTAGCCGCGTGATTATATTCAACGAAAAACAAACGGAAAACGAGGACGATGACGAAGCCGAGATTATAGTGAAAATCTTTGTAGAATTCTCAGCGGGAGTCGAGGCGAATCGTGGCAAGGAGGCGCTGCATGGTCGTTTCTTTGGTGGACGTCGCGTTGTCGCTGAGCTTTATGACCAAGCGCTCTTCGATCAGGGCGATCTCTCGGGTTAAATGGATGGACAGAGGTCAGAACGGAGGGAAGCGAGAGGATAATAAATTCGATTGTAGGCTTACGGACCTGGACCTTTATCTGGCAACAACAGCCTTTTTTACTTAGAACTTAAAAACgaacaattaattatttattatacgtTTGGCGCCGAGCGATGTCACGTCACAAGCAGCCACAATGCCAAGGAGATTGTATATTTGAACAGAATCTATGGATTGAGAAGAGCAGAGAGCACACACAGTATctattacataaaataataataatgcgcTAGAATGGCCAATTGATTATTCGAGTGATTTAGAGTTTAACAACAATCCCACAAGAGAAGCAATTTGTCGCCAATTCTGTATAAATTAAGTAAGCGATGTGCATGTGATCAATTTTGCAGCACTCGAGATTTGTTTCTGTCGCATACAAATAACACAACTAACAAAATGtacattttattcatttcagcGCTTCAAAacttacaataaaatataatttcccATAAAATCAACTTGTTCTTTATATTACATCTGCTtttgaaattacattttcgatttttccaAAACGGCAGCAAATTATCGAGATTCCGAAAATAGTGATTTATTGATAATTCTGTAGAGTCAGTTGGCAGTACCAAAAATACCatgtaaagcaaaaaaaatatactctGTTACTTAACAGATGTCAATAACAGAGTTGAATTTGCGTTAGCACAGTGAAAGAAGAAGCACATGagaaagaaaatagaaaatatgaTGCCTAAAAGTGAATAATAAAGTGATTGCTggacgaaaaacaaaaaaattgtgtttgtgtggcgCACATGGAATGTTAACGCGTTCCAACCGGTGTTGCGCccccaaataaataaattttcagcCAACTGAAAACAATTTGTGACAAAGACATTGccaagtagcagcagcaacaatcatcgacgacagcgacgactGGTCGCATTTAAGCGACAGTGACTCGCGAGCtgttctaaaaaaaaaatacagaaaagaAACGGAAAAAGGTACACACATAAAACAACGTAAAtccttgtttttgttttttgcatttgtttataccaaaatattagAACGttttacacttgttattctgCTTGCTCGGTTCTCAGCTCTGCCAGCACACAGCTGATGGCTGATTGATGTTTGCCAGCCAGCGACAACGTCGAATTTCATTTCTGGCTGGCCTTGCCTTGATAAGCGcagactgtctgtctgtcgcacacgcacatacactgGGCACTTCCTTCCCCCTCGCACTAATGCTCACAGACAGCAACTTGTAGTTGTTTGCattatgcgtgtgtgtgtgtgcttagaGATTTGGATATGTATGCGAATCTCCAGCAAGACGTCAGATCTGTGCTTCCGTTTACATTCtgttgaaatttgcatttgatttggcTTTGACAGCTTACAGTGTAGTGTAGTGCGTGGGcattgctcttgttgctgttattgttattgtattgATGTGAACGGGTCCAGTGACAACCAGATACTTTGTCCTTAACAGTGCGTCACTCACAGATGTTTGTTTCGACTTATTACGTAATAAGTGTGTGTCTAGCGGCACccttaaaaaacaacaatcatGTTACAATCGCGCGTGGAATGACTTCAGCACTTTAAGGCCAACCAAAACTATAAAAGTGTGATAAGATCAGCattttgtatatgtttgtgtaaatattgatttacAGCTGTGCGATCCTTTGGATCCTGAGAATGCATTCACAGTAACTGATATTGCTTCTAATCTTATCTGACTTTATCGCAACGATTGAtgacatacatatacatatcaATATTGATACCAAAATGATATTATAGGCAAACATAGTTTACATGCTGACGCATGCCGTAAGTTGGCAGTTCTTCACATCCTGTGAGATCGCAGTACACGGCTTATcgatgttatcgataacaagccaaacaaaataatcaattGACAAGTGAAACTGAGAGTATTAAGTCGCAGTCtccaacacaaaaaaaagacgtCGTGATGTACATAATTGTTTAATTCgtataattcataaattccagttttacttttttacagCAGTAAGTCAAGCAATTATTGTGGAGCAGCATTTAAGCCATAGAGTCGAGAACCATTGAGGAAGTCAAGCCCACGATGAGCTGCAAGGTGCGGCTAATGGAGGATGGGTCATTGGACGAGGAGCCGCTAACATTGAAGGAGATTGCCTATCAGAAGCTGTGCAACAATTTGGACATTATCAGTAGCTGCAACGAGAGTGGACAACGCACATTGAACACGGGCATTGTGCTGACCAATGAGATATGCGATGCATTTCTGGAAAACTATCAGCGCTTCCACAGGCCACTTAACGATCGGGTTATACACCTGTTTAACGACACAGCTCGCACTTCCCTAAAGATTGTGAATCTGCGCTATAGTACACTAAGCATCGTTGGTGAGTCATCTACACTCCCCCCACTCTTTATTTCATAATATCTTTTATTAAttctttgtgttttgtttgcaggTTTGGAGACGTTGATGCGTCATAAACTGTTTGCGTTGTCCATGTGGTATTGCGATAAGATCACCGTACATTCACATCACCTGCTATCACACTATGGCGATAGCTTACGCTCGTTGGAGCTGGGCATTAGCTCGCATCTGCTGCAGAATGCGGAACCCAATGAAAAGGAGCCGGTGGACTTTCAACTCACCTGCCCGCACTTGCGTCGCCTTGTG encodes the following:
- the LOC133842271 gene encoding poly(U)-binding-splicing factor half pint; its protein translation is MGSNDRASRSPRSDDQRDITDMPVTKRSRSDSGKSADSKIPYLSQPLYDLKQTGDVKFGPGTRSALLGLLGGALPKLTSEQHDLVSKAKKYAMEQSIKMVLMKQTLAHQQQQLATQRTQVQRQQALALMCRVYVGSISFELKEDTIRAAFTPFGPIKSINMSWDPITQKHKGFAFVEYEIPEGAQLALEQMNGALMGGRNIKVGRPSNMPQAQQVIDEVQEEAKSFNRIYVASIHPDLSEEDIKSVFEAFGPILYCKLAQGTSVHSHKGYGFIEYANKQAMDEAIASMNLFDLGGQLLRVGRSITPPNVLSCPATNSTMPTAAAVAAAAATAKIQALDAVASNAVLGLAQNTPGLGIAAKVNAMPVITAATTAAALHPALAVPAAPTSALLPPGIYQAPGLGGPSLLGVPAGLPTLQSVAPTLPPPALLATPPTVALAAAAAAQVAAPIAAPPTTVVETSNGGAPAALSAAANNAAATAANLSENIKKAQEKQQEELQKKLMDEGDVQTLQQQENMSIKGQSARQLVMQRLMRPQDSRVIILRNMVGPDDVDETLQEEIQEECSKFGTVSRVIIFNEKQTENEDDDEAEIIVKIFVEFSAGVEANRGKEALHGRFFGGRRVVAELYDQALFDQGDLSG